CAGATaaaagattatatatatatatatatatacgtatatatatatacacacatatatatatatacgtatatatatatacacacatatatatatatacgtatatatatatacacacatatatatatatatatatacacacacacacacacacacatatacatacatatatataaactgcagtaccTGCAGCAGGTAAAAATCCCCATTAAGATAATAATTCGGAGTGTTGGTGCTCTTGTAGAAAGAGTtgtgtggctcttaaaagagccttTGTATTTGCAGGTGTTTCGTCAGACACAGTTTACTTCTTCTTGGCCGCGGTCTTCTTCGCTGCTTTGGGCTTCGCCGCCTTCTTGGCGGGAGACTTCTTGGGAGCAGCGGCTTTCTTGGCGACCTTCTTGGGGCTCTTAGCAGCGACCTTCTTGGGGCTCTTGGCTGCCTTCTTGGGGCTCTTGGCCGGCGCCGCCGCGGGTTTCTTTGCCTTCTTCGGGGACTTCTTAGCGGCCACTGGCTTCTTCGCTGCGGGCTTTGCCTTCTTGGCTACTACGGCTTTCTTAGCAGCGGGCTTCTTGGCTTTAACTGCGGGCTTCGCGGCCGGCTTCGCGGCCTTGGGTTCAGCCTTCTGCTTGTTCAGCTTGAAAGAACCGGAGGCTCCGCTTCCCTTGGGCTGAGCCAGAGTCCCGTTAGCGACCAGAGCCTTCACGGCGGTCTTCACGCGGCTGTTGTTCTTCTCCACGTCGTATCCTTCGGCCAACAGAGCCTTCTTCAGGGCGGCCAGAGACACGCCGTTACGTTCCTTGGACGCGGTCACGGTGGCGATGATCAGCTCCCGGACGTTGGGTCCGGCCTTCGCGGGCTTGCTCGCCGCCTTCTTCTTGGGGGCTTTGGCTGGAGCCTTGGCTGGAGCCGCGGCGGGGGCTGGTGCTTCTTCTGCCATGTTTAGTGTTCGCTGATGAAAAGTCAGACTCAACTGATTTCATTTGAGTAGGGGGCTGTGCTTAAACACACCATGAGAACCGTGGAGACTCAACCCCGGCACTGCTCcctgtctgtgctctctgaaCACCGGgacacttgtgttttctcttcaccGATATAACGCCATAAAATGACGGTACAACATGAGGTGGAAGCCGCCGGTGGATGGAGCCGACAGCTGCGGCGTGTGTGCTGATGGAGAAGCCGCGCAGAGCTCCGGGAGTCTCGGCTTTCTGTCTGCGGAGACTCCAAACCTCGTCTGATCGCCGCCGCGAGCGACGCGGACCGGCGACTTTTCCCTCTTCTTTGTCTCCTAAAACGGGTCCAAATGTCTCGGGGCTCGGTCAGAACCCGTCCACCGGCTGCTCCACACGTTAGTTTCGGGTCTCGGAGCAAAAACAAGCAGCTGCCGGTGATTATTGTGTGAAAAAGTGACGCCGATGTGTGGACAATAAACACAGAGATGATGGAGGCTCGTGGAGcagtggagctgctgcttcGACTTCACTCTGATCACTCATCGATGTCATCAATACTCTTATTATCTCATGTTGGAAATAAAGAAACCAGTAAAACAACAGTGAACTGGAGAGTTTACACTTTGATGAGCCTCAGTAACAGGAATATGACAAACCCTAGAATTATTTGAACTACacatataaagatatataagtAATAGATATATTGAACagtaatataaatgtaatattcaGACAGCCATGAGTAACTACAAGAAGTGATTTAATTCAAGTGTGAATAAAACACAGTTTCACACGTTCACAAAAACTCtggattttatatttatgtcattttaaaatcaaaattgcaGTGGTGGAAAAAATTATCTtataaaaaaggtaaaataaatataaaatgttggCAACAATAGAAAAGTACGTATACTGAGTTGAGTAAGTATGTATTTTTGTCGTTTTATagtttgattgtgtttatttctgttataTTAAAATCTCATTAGGATTTTTACAAACaggataaaacaaacactttacacATTATTCTTATAATTTACAGAGATCTTAACAAGGACAGAGCAGCTAGCATACAGTTGTGACACAGTTGCTTTAGCCAAAGGTTTATTTCCACTTTATGACAAAACTAATTACAAAATtatgtacacaaacaaacaaagtggcTACAGGTAGCTGGAAGTGAGGGTCTGGGACATAAATCAACTTAACTTGTAATAAATTGTATTCCACTGTTTATTCCACTCACTTTACGTATGACGACTAAAGACTTTCTTTCAGAGACAGAAGAGCGGCAGTCGTTGTTTTGAGTGTATGTTTGGAGCTGGCCGCAAGAACAGGTTCCCTGAGACACGACCAATCCAGCGAGGGCAGCAGCAGGCGGACCGCGGTCTTTGCGCTGTGAACCAGGCGTGAAGAATTCAAACGTCATTGTCGTCGTCTTTGGTCGTTACAGCAGACTTTGTTCGGGCGTTTTCTccaatctctgatgacacaaaTGTTGGGTCCATGGGTTCCAACGCCCGTGACCGGCTGAGCTGATTGCTCATGATATTTACAATAGGAGAGGTTAGATTCAACAAATCGTACCACATGGACCTTTATAGTGGGCCCCTTTTGGTCCTCTGATGTTTCACACGTCTAtcagaaaatattttattttaattttgtattcTCTGTGTAGATTATCATTCAtccaggagttttttttttttttttaaaaccatttcTGCTTCTTTCTTGGCGACCTTAGGACTCTTAGCGACCTTGCCTTCTTTGTGGGCTTCTTGGTGGCCACTGCCTTCTTGGTCGCTGTGGGTTTCTTAACCTTGGCCTTCTTCACCATTTTTGCGGACCTTAGATTCAGTCGTCCTATGCAGCTTGAAAGAACGGGAGGCTCCAATTCCCTTGGGCTGAGCCAGAGTCCCGCTAGCGATCAAAGACTTCACGGCGGTCTTGACACGGCTGTTGTTCTTGCGGCCAGAGAGATGCCGTTGCATTCTTTAGATGTGGTGACAATCTGGTCACGGACGCTGGGTCCAGCCTTCGTGGGCTTGGTGGTGCACAGCTTTTCCAGCCAGCTCCAGGATCTCAGCGGTCAGGTACTCAAGCACAGCCGCCAGGTAGACGGGGCGCCGGCACCTGTGTGCATAGTTGCCCTTCCTTAGCAGCCTGTGAATGCGACCGACAGGGAAGTGGAGTCCGGCCCTGGAAGAGCGGGTCTTTGCTTTGGCTCTGATTTTCCTGCTGCCATATTTACTTCTTCCAGACATCTACGACAAGATGTAAGAGGATTAAAGGTGCCCATTATCAAAGTCAATGTTTTGCTCATGTGATGATGGAAAAATAACTTAATGACACTTATTTGGGCAAAATTGTCTTCCAGGCAGTGGGGGCAGTACTCTGTCCAGTTTTCATAATGCATCCATGGTTAGCTGCTGTTGCTTCGATCTGGATCTGTGACTAACCACGCCCCCCTCATTTGCATACAATGAttggaaatgaaaaacagcCATGAAATAAATGTGgcgcttcaaaataaaactctctggaaataaataaatgtggcgTTTGGAAATAAAAGTCCccagaaaataataaagttattaatttatttcatagccatatttgaaatgattttttttttgtttttttttctgtatttaatctgtttgggctttttttattatttctctttttttaacgtCATGTATGCTAATGTTAAAAGCTTGTGTGTACAAGTACAACAtggtttaatattgtttttacatAATACAGGTCTACGAAGTTACTTAGACATGGAAATTCACTATATAATAAGTGATAATAATCT
This Solea solea chromosome 3, fSolSol10.1, whole genome shotgun sequence DNA region includes the following protein-coding sequences:
- the LOC131455811 gene encoding histone H1-like; translation: MAEEAPAPAAAPAKAPAKAPKKKAASKPAKAGPNVRELIIATVTASKERNGVSLAALKKALLAEGYDVEKNNSRVKTAVKALVANGTLAQPKGSGASGSFKLNKQKAEPKAAKPAAKPAVKAKKPAAKKAVVAKKAKPAAKKPVAAKKSPKKAKKPAAAPAKSPKKAAKSPKKVAAKSPKKVAKKAAAPKKSPAKKAAKPKAAKKTAAKKK